The Terriglobia bacterium genome includes a region encoding these proteins:
- a CDS encoding AlpA family phage regulatory protein codes for MEKSSQLSVESKVRRILRTPAAAEYLGLAPCTLEKRRLTGDGPRFVRLGGRAVGYDVGDLDAWLDQQRGESTVANSGPRDAA; via the coding sequence ATGGAAAAATCAAGCCAGCTCTCCGTAGAATCCAAGGTCAGGCGGATTCTCCGAACCCCGGCTGCAGCGGAATACCTCGGCCTCGCCCCATGTACCCTCGAAAAGAGGCGCCTCACCGGCGACGGCCCCCGGTTCGTCCGCCTGGGCGGCCGGGCAGTGGGCTATGACGTCGGCGACCTCGACGCGTGGCTCGACCAACAGCGAGGCGAGTCAACCGTGGCGAACTCAGGACCCCGGGACGCTGCGTGA
- a CDS encoding RepB family DNA primase yields the protein MAPQFLPDDADRFLARIGVPSGQWLEVRAIPLDGSRPRQHFCRSADEALAIVGRLSGHVNVYVSACPRAIQAGTRDAVAVVTGAWADLDFHQIDEGDRARAERLAHSRIEALGRRPTLLVHTGNGLQARWLFHEAIPISDEYPGDRFEASNRGIAEALGGDAVHDLARVLRVPGTLNLPDARKRARGCVPVMARLLYADGPTYSPDAFQLPEAATPSKPHTQPTALVPIAAPSQPESEIVGAFERLLIELGPSHPLFRTWRGDRTLNDSSRSGWDMALVNQLVHVGVRDEFIPVIVRAFRFGRGVFANDKYLQRTMDKARARSRGKHEAPRSA from the coding sequence ATGGCTCCGCAGTTCCTCCCGGACGACGCCGACAGGTTCCTCGCGCGCATCGGGGTTCCATCGGGTCAGTGGCTCGAGGTTCGGGCGATCCCGCTCGACGGGTCTCGCCCGCGGCAACACTTCTGCCGGTCCGCAGATGAAGCCCTTGCCATCGTCGGCCGTCTTTCCGGACACGTCAACGTCTACGTCAGCGCATGTCCCCGGGCGATTCAGGCCGGCACCCGCGACGCAGTGGCGGTCGTAACGGGGGCCTGGGCCGACCTCGACTTCCACCAGATCGACGAGGGCGATCGCGCACGTGCGGAGCGACTGGCCCATTCTCGGATCGAGGCACTCGGCCGGCGACCGACCCTCCTGGTGCACACCGGCAACGGGCTCCAGGCCCGGTGGCTCTTTCACGAAGCCATCCCGATCTCCGATGAGTACCCTGGCGACCGCTTCGAGGCCAGCAACCGTGGGATTGCCGAAGCCCTCGGCGGCGACGCCGTCCACGATCTCGCCCGGGTTCTCCGTGTCCCCGGCACGTTGAATCTCCCCGATGCTCGGAAGCGTGCCAGGGGCTGCGTGCCGGTGATGGCGAGGTTGCTGTACGCCGACGGGCCGACGTACTCGCCTGACGCCTTCCAATTACCTGAGGCCGCAACGCCTTCGAAACCGCACACGCAGCCTACCGCCCTTGTGCCCATCGCTGCTCCGAGCCAGCCCGAGAGCGAGATCGTTGGAGCCTTCGAACGGCTCCTCATCGAACTCGGTCCGTCGCACCCGCTGTTTCGGACGTGGCGAGGAGACCGCACGCTGAACGATTCCTCTCGGTCGGGATGGGACATGGCGCTTGTGAACCAGCTGGTCCACGTCGGTGTCCGGGACGAGTTCATACCTGTCATTGTTCGCGCCTTCCGTTTCGGTCGCGGCGTGTTCGCCAATGACAAATACCTGCAGCGAACGATGGACAAGGCCAGAGCACGGTCGAGAGGGAAGCATGAAGCCCCGCGATCTGCTTGA
- a CDS encoding DUF2924 domain-containing protein codes for MQGGVIAQIEAFRKMTVADLRREWERLHGEPTRSRNREYLWRRLAWRVQELAHGGLSDTAKARVAELAPQAFARAPVPGGFQPPPVQPAPVEEPSRTVRDPRLPSPGTVITRRYHGREIRVVVTEDGFEWDGRQFGSLTEVARAVTGQHWNGRLFFGLTERKRRK; via the coding sequence ATGCAAGGTGGCGTGATCGCGCAGATCGAGGCGTTCAGGAAGATGACGGTCGCCGACCTCCGCCGCGAATGGGAGCGCCTTCACGGCGAGCCAACGCGGTCGCGCAACCGTGAGTACCTGTGGCGGCGCCTCGCGTGGCGGGTCCAGGAGCTGGCCCACGGCGGGTTGTCCGACACGGCGAAGGCCAGGGTCGCCGAGCTGGCCCCCCAGGCGTTCGCTCGGGCCCCGGTGCCGGGCGGGTTCCAGCCGCCCCCGGTCCAGCCGGCCCCCGTCGAGGAGCCGTCCCGGACCGTCCGCGATCCACGGCTCCCCTCCCCAGGTACCGTGATCACCCGCCGCTACCACGGCCGGGAGATCCGCGTCGTCGTGACCGAGGACGGCTTCGAGTGGGACGGTCGCCAGTTCGGCTCCCTCACCGAGGTGGCCCGAGCGGTCACCGGGCAGCATTGGAATGGCCGCCTCTTCTTCGGGCTGACCGAGCGGAAGCGGAGGAAGTAG